A stretch of Spirosoma oryzicola DNA encodes these proteins:
- a CDS encoding zinc-binding alcohol dehydrogenase family protein → MNTLVCTAPGQFAYQEAQKPALSTGNALVKIRRIGICGTDLHAFEGTQPFFNYPRILGHELAGDLVDADGAPDFAVGEAVTFIPYFNCGYCIACRSGKPNCCVRLQVAGVHIDGGMVEYLSVPAYSLVHGQGLSHDELALVEPLAIGAHGIRRADVQPGEFVLVVGAGPIGLGVMEFARIAGATVIALDINENRLRFCKTRLGVTHTVNAQASDVAEQLAAITNGDMPTVVIDATGSLRAINTAFSYLAHSGRYVLVGLQKGEISFSHPEFHKREATLMSSRNATRSDFEHVIASMKQGLVEPTTYITHRVAFGEVQAEFEHWLDPANGVIKAMVAVE, encoded by the coding sequence ATGAATACCTTAGTGTGTACCGCACCGGGACAGTTCGCTTACCAAGAAGCGCAGAAACCGGCTTTATCAACTGGAAACGCCCTCGTCAAAATCCGACGGATTGGCATTTGCGGTACCGATTTGCACGCTTTTGAAGGAACACAGCCTTTTTTTAATTATCCCAGAATCTTAGGCCATGAGCTAGCGGGGGACTTAGTCGATGCGGATGGCGCTCCCGATTTTGCGGTTGGTGAAGCGGTTACGTTTATTCCTTACTTCAACTGTGGGTATTGCATCGCTTGCCGGTCGGGTAAACCCAATTGTTGCGTTCGGCTTCAGGTTGCGGGCGTTCATATCGACGGCGGGATGGTCGAGTACCTTTCCGTTCCAGCTTATTCGTTGGTACACGGTCAGGGATTGAGTCACGACGAGTTGGCATTGGTTGAACCACTGGCGATTGGTGCGCACGGCATTCGACGGGCGGATGTGCAGCCGGGCGAGTTTGTGCTGGTCGTTGGTGCCGGACCCATTGGGTTAGGTGTCATGGAGTTCGCCCGGATTGCTGGCGCTACGGTTATCGCGCTGGATATCAACGAAAATCGGTTACGTTTCTGTAAGACACGATTAGGCGTTACCCATACCGTCAATGCGCAGGCATCCGATGTCGCGGAACAGTTGGCCGCCATTACCAACGGCGACATGCCAACGGTTGTGATTGACGCGACTGGAAGTTTACGAGCCATTAATACGGCTTTCTCGTATCTGGCCCATAGTGGTCGCTATGTCTTGGTGGGTTTGCAAAAAGGCGAGATCAGTTTTTCGCACCCCGAATTTCACAAACGGGAAGCCACCCTGATGAGTAGCCGAAATGCGACGCGTTCCGACTTCGAGCATGTCATCGCCAGTATGAAGCAGGGGCTTGTTGAACCAACGACCTACATTACGCACCGGGTCGCTTTTGGCGAAGTACAGGCTGAATTCGAACATTGGCTTGACCCGGCTAACGGCGTCATCAAAGCAATGGTTGCAGTTGAGTAG
- a CDS encoding GDSL-type esterase/lipase family protein: protein MKHNFLVTIVGVLTLFLSGCSDSDSPGRAEKIACIGTSITDGYVLPTAQTYPVQLQTLEGTTNKVLNYGVGGTTALKKGDSPYWSAQKYQYALDWKPSIVIIEFGTNDSKKQNWRYKSEFTSDYTSLIRSFQQLSSSPRIYMCVPPPAFNTNFDVDPTVLRNEIMPLVNAIAKENNIELIDLYTPLVGKDSLFVDGIHPNAKGAALIASEVYKVISPK from the coding sequence ATGAAGCATAACTTCTTAGTTACCATAGTAGGCGTATTGACCCTTTTTTTGTCAGGATGTAGCGACAGCGATTCGCCGGGCAGGGCTGAAAAAATTGCCTGTATTGGAACCAGTATAACCGACGGGTATGTGCTGCCGACAGCGCAAACCTATCCTGTTCAGCTTCAAACACTCGAAGGAACCACCAACAAAGTACTGAATTATGGTGTAGGCGGTACAACCGCGCTGAAGAAAGGTGATAGTCCTTATTGGAGTGCCCAAAAATACCAATACGCGCTGGATTGGAAACCATCTATCGTGATCATCGAATTTGGTACGAACGATTCGAAGAAGCAGAACTGGCGGTATAAAAGTGAGTTTACGAGCGACTATACAAGTCTGATTCGGTCGTTTCAACAGTTATCCAGCTCACCCAGGATATATATGTGTGTGCCACCACCTGCTTTCAATACCAACTTTGATGTCGATCCGACCGTATTGAGGAATGAAATAATGCCTTTGGTGAACGCCATTGCCAAAGAAAATAACATTGAACTGATTGATTTGTATACACCACTGGTCGGAAAGGACAGCCTCTTTGTTGACGGAATTCATCCAAACGCCAAAGGTGCAGCGCTAATCGCCAGCGAAGTGTATAAAGTGATTTCTCCCAAGTAA